One segment of Rosa chinensis cultivar Old Blush chromosome 6, RchiOBHm-V2, whole genome shotgun sequence DNA contains the following:
- the LOC112170358 gene encoding cellulose synthase-like protein D4 isoform X2, translating to MASLNNQPSKKAIRTPGGSAGSSQGKANSSGQTVKFARRTSSGRYVSLSREDLDMSGELSGDYMNYTVHIPPTPDNQPMDTSVAVKAEEQYVSNSLFTGGFNSVTRAHLMDKVIDSEVTHPQMAGAKGSACMMPACDGKVMKDERGVDITPCDCRFKICRDCYMDAQKDTNLCPGCKEPYRMGDLDDDGPDYERGGALQLPGPDGNRDNMSMMKRNQTGEFDHNRWLFETRGTYGVGNAFNPPEDGGYDEGFGPGSMDATEKAFKPLSRKIPIAAAVISPYRLLIFIRFIVLCFFLHWRVVHPNNDARWLWMMSIVCELWFAFSWILDQTPKFFPINRATDLEVLYEKFDMPSPSNPTGRSDLPGIDMFVSTADPDKEPPLTTANTILSILAVDYPVEKIACYISDDGGALLTFEAMAEAASFADLWVPFCKKHNIEPRNPDSYFALKVDPTKNKSRTDFVKDRRKIKREYDEFKVRINGLPDSIRRRSDAFHAREEMKMLKHMRETGADPLEQVKVPKATWMADGTHWPGTWSVPSSDHAKGDHSGILQVMLKPPSPDPLMGGADDKLLDFTDVDIRLPMFVYMSREKRPGYDHNKKAGAMNALVRTSAILSNGPFILNLDCDHYIYNCKAIREGMCFMMDRGGEGVCYIQFPQRFEGIDPSDRYANHNTVFFDSNMRALDGLQGPMYVGTGTMFRRFALYGFDPPNPDKVAAQKAATAATGDSETQKEPLTAPPAQTTQPLTASELDPDLDTNLLPKRFGNSTMLAESIPVAEYQGRPLADHPAVKFGRPPGILRVPRDPLDATTVAEAVSAISCWYEDKTEWGDRVGWIYGSVTEDVVTGYRMHNRGWHSVYCITKRDAFRGSAPINLTDRLHQVLRAGPARGEVVWHRIGRVVEE from the exons ATGGCGTCCTTGAACAACCAGCCATCCAAGAAGGCAATACGCACCCCCGGAGGTTCAGCTGGTAGCTCTCAGGGTAAGGCTAATTCAAGTGGCCAAACTGTGAAATTCGCTAGACGAACTTCGAGCGGAAGGTATGTCAGTCTCTCAAGAGAAGACCTTGACATGTCAGGGGAATTGTCAGGGGACTACATGAACTACACAGTTCATATTCCTCCCACCCCGGATAACCAACCCATGGACACTTCTGTGGCTGTCAAGGCGGAGGAGCAATATGTTTCTAACTCACTCTTCACCGGGGGATTCAACAGCGTGACACGTGCTCATTTGATGGACAAGGTAATTGATTCCGAGGTGACACATCCACAGATGGCCGGAGCCAAAGGTTCGGCGTGCATGATGCCTGCTTGTGACGGTAAGGTGATGAAGGACGAGAGGGGAGTCGATATAACTCCTTGTGATTGCAG GTTCAAAATATGTAGAGATTGCTATATGGATGCACAGAAGGATACGAATCTTTGTCCTGGTTGCAAGGAGCCATACCGAATGGGGGACTTAGATGATGATGGACCAGATTATGAGCGTGGAGGAGCATTGCAATTGCCTGGACCAGATGGAAATAGGGATAACATGTCAATGATGAAGAGGAACCAAACAGGTGAATTTGATCACAACAGGTGGTTGTTTGAGACAAGGGGTACCTATGGTGTTGGTAATGCATTTAATCCCCCAGAGGACGGTGGTTATGATGAAGGGTTCGGACCAGGATCAATGGATGCTACCGAAAAGGCTTTTAAGCCGCTAAGTAGGAAGATACCAATTGCAGCAGCTGTTATCAGCCCTTACAG GTTACTGATCTTTATTCGATTCATAGTGTTGTGTTTCTTCTTGCATTGGAGAGTAGTGCATCCGAACAATGACGCAAGATGGTTGTGGATGATGTCAATTGTTTGTGAGCTGTGGTTTGCCTTCTCCTGGATTTTGGATCAAACTCCAAAGTTCTTCCCTATTAATCGTGCTACAGACCTAGAAGTCCTATATGAAAAGTTTGATATGCCATCTCCTTCCAATCCCACTGGTCGCTCAGACCTCCCCGGCATTGACATgtttgtctctactgctgatccTGACAAGGAGCCACCTCTTACCACTGCTAACACCATTCTTTCAATCTTGGCTGTTGATTACCCGGTGGAGAAGATTGCATGCTACATCTCCGATGATGGAGGTGCTCTTCTTACTTTTGAGGCAATGGCAGAGGCTGCTAGTTTTGCAGATTTGTGGGTGCCATTCTGCAAGAAACACAATATTGAACCAAGAAATCCTGATAGTTACTTCGCCTTAAAAGTTGACCCTACCAAGAACAAGAGCAGGACTGACTTTGTGAAGGATAGAAGGAAGATCAAAAGGGAGTATGATGAGTTCAAGGTAAGGATTAACGGGCTTCCTGACTCTATTAGGAGAAGATCTGATGCCTTCCATGCCAGGGAGGAAATGAAAATGTTAAAGCACATGAGGGAGACCGGTGCTGACCCTTTGGAGCAAGTCAAGGTCCCAAAGGCCACGTGGATGGCTGATGGCACACATTGGCCGGGTACTTGGTCCGTCCCTTCAAGTGACCATGCGAAGGGTGACCATTCAGGAATTCTACAG GTGATGCTCAAGCCTCCTAGCCCTGATCCACTAATGGGAGGGGCAGATGACAAGCTCTTAGATTTCACAGATGTTGATATACGACTCCCAATGTTTGTGTACATGTCAAGAGAGAAGCGGCCAGGCTATGATCACAACAAGAAAGCCGGTGCCATGAATGCCTTGGTACGAACTTCAGCCATCTTGTCCAATGGGCCATTCATCCTCAACCTCGACTGTGACCACTACATCTACAACTGCAAGGCCATCCGAGAAGGAATGTGCTTCATGATGGACCGAGGAGGAGAAGGTGTCTGCTACATTCAGTTCCCTCAGAGATTTGAAGGCATTGATCCCTCGGATCGTTATGCCAACCATAACACTGTGTTTTTCGATAGCAATATGCGTGCTCTTGATGGTCTTCAAGGTCCAATGTACGTGGGAACTGGGACAATGTTTAGGCGGTTTGCCCTTTATGGTTTTGACCCTCCAAATCCTGACAAGGTCGCAGCACAGAAGGCGGCAACAGCAGCTACTGGTGACTCAGAGACACAAAAAGAGCCCTTGACGGCACCTCCTGCACAGACCACACAGCCCTTGACAGCTAGTGAACTCGACCCTGATCTTGATACCAATCTGCTGCCTAAGCGTTTTGGAAATTCTACCATGTTAGCTGAATCCATACCTGTTGCTGAGTATCAAGGACGCCCCCTAGCTGATCATCCTGCAGTCAAATTCGGACGCCCTCCTGGTATTCTTAGGGTACCTCGTGATCCACTTGATGCTACAACTGTTGCTGAAGCTGTCTCCGCCATTTCTTGCTG GTACGAGGACAAGACTGAATGGGGAGACCGAGTGGGTTGGATTTATGGATCAGTCACAGAAGATGTCGTGACAGGCTACCGTATGCACAACCGTGGATGGCATTCAGTTTATTGCATCACCAAGCGTGATGCATTCCGGGGTTCAGCTCCGATTAATCTTACTGATCGACTCCACCAAGTGCTTAG GGCTGGCCCTGCTAGAGGTGAAGTGGTCTGGCATAGGATTGGAAGAGTGGTGGAGGAATGA
- the LOC112170358 gene encoding cellulose synthase-like protein D4 isoform X1 gives MASLNNQPSKKAIRTPGGSAGSSQGKANSSGQTVKFARRTSSGRYVSLSREDLDMSGELSGDYMNYTVHIPPTPDNQPMDTSVAVKAEEQYVSNSLFTGGFNSVTRAHLMDKVIDSEVTHPQMAGAKGSACMMPACDGKVMKDERGVDITPCDCRFKICRDCYMDAQKDTNLCPGCKEPYRMGDLDDDGPDYERGGALQLPGPDGNRDNMSMMKRNQTGEFDHNRWLFETRGTYGVGNAFNPPEDGGYDEGFGPGSMDATEKAFKPLSRKIPIAAAVISPYRLLIFIRFIVLCFFLHWRVVHPNNDARWLWMMSIVCELWFAFSWILDQTPKFFPINRATDLEVLYEKFDMPSPSNPTGRSDLPGIDMFVSTADPDKEPPLTTANTILSILAVDYPVEKIACYISDDGGALLTFEAMAEAASFADLWVPFCKKHNIEPRNPDSYFALKVDPTKNKSRTDFVKDRRKIKREYDEFKVRINGLPDSIRRRSDAFHAREEMKMLKHMRETGADPLEQVKVPKATWMADGTHWPGTWSVPSSDHAKGDHSGILQVMLKPPSPDPLMGGADDKLLDFTDVDIRLPMFVYMSREKRPGYDHNKKAGAMNALVRTSAILSNGPFILNLDCDHYIYNCKAIREGMCFMMDRGGEGVCYIQFPQRFEGIDPSDRYANHNTVFFDSNMRALDGLQGPMYVGTGTMFRRFALYGFDPPNPDKVAAQKAATAATGDSETQKEPLTAPPAQTTQPLTASELDPDLDTNLLPKRFGNSTMLAESIPVAEYQGRPLADHPAVKFGRPPGILRVPRDPLDATTVAEAVSAISCWYEDKTEWGDRVGWIYGSVTEDVVTGYRMHNRGWHSVYCITKRDAFRGSAPINLTDRLHQVLRWATGSVEIFFSRNNAIIGSMKLKLLQRLAYINVGVYPFTSLFLILYCFLPALSLYSGQFIVANVNVTFLAFLLTITLCLIGLALLEVKWSGIGLEEWWRNEQFWLISGTSAHLAAVVQGILKVIAGIEISFTLTSKSAGDENDDVFAELHLVKWTWLMIPPIVIALVNIIAICIAVSRELYATNAQWAKLVGGTFFSFWVLAHLYPFAKGLMGRRGKTPTIVFVWAGLIAITLSLLWAAVAPPPGGGQAAGQFQFP, from the exons ATGGCGTCCTTGAACAACCAGCCATCCAAGAAGGCAATACGCACCCCCGGAGGTTCAGCTGGTAGCTCTCAGGGTAAGGCTAATTCAAGTGGCCAAACTGTGAAATTCGCTAGACGAACTTCGAGCGGAAGGTATGTCAGTCTCTCAAGAGAAGACCTTGACATGTCAGGGGAATTGTCAGGGGACTACATGAACTACACAGTTCATATTCCTCCCACCCCGGATAACCAACCCATGGACACTTCTGTGGCTGTCAAGGCGGAGGAGCAATATGTTTCTAACTCACTCTTCACCGGGGGATTCAACAGCGTGACACGTGCTCATTTGATGGACAAGGTAATTGATTCCGAGGTGACACATCCACAGATGGCCGGAGCCAAAGGTTCGGCGTGCATGATGCCTGCTTGTGACGGTAAGGTGATGAAGGACGAGAGGGGAGTCGATATAACTCCTTGTGATTGCAG GTTCAAAATATGTAGAGATTGCTATATGGATGCACAGAAGGATACGAATCTTTGTCCTGGTTGCAAGGAGCCATACCGAATGGGGGACTTAGATGATGATGGACCAGATTATGAGCGTGGAGGAGCATTGCAATTGCCTGGACCAGATGGAAATAGGGATAACATGTCAATGATGAAGAGGAACCAAACAGGTGAATTTGATCACAACAGGTGGTTGTTTGAGACAAGGGGTACCTATGGTGTTGGTAATGCATTTAATCCCCCAGAGGACGGTGGTTATGATGAAGGGTTCGGACCAGGATCAATGGATGCTACCGAAAAGGCTTTTAAGCCGCTAAGTAGGAAGATACCAATTGCAGCAGCTGTTATCAGCCCTTACAG GTTACTGATCTTTATTCGATTCATAGTGTTGTGTTTCTTCTTGCATTGGAGAGTAGTGCATCCGAACAATGACGCAAGATGGTTGTGGATGATGTCAATTGTTTGTGAGCTGTGGTTTGCCTTCTCCTGGATTTTGGATCAAACTCCAAAGTTCTTCCCTATTAATCGTGCTACAGACCTAGAAGTCCTATATGAAAAGTTTGATATGCCATCTCCTTCCAATCCCACTGGTCGCTCAGACCTCCCCGGCATTGACATgtttgtctctactgctgatccTGACAAGGAGCCACCTCTTACCACTGCTAACACCATTCTTTCAATCTTGGCTGTTGATTACCCGGTGGAGAAGATTGCATGCTACATCTCCGATGATGGAGGTGCTCTTCTTACTTTTGAGGCAATGGCAGAGGCTGCTAGTTTTGCAGATTTGTGGGTGCCATTCTGCAAGAAACACAATATTGAACCAAGAAATCCTGATAGTTACTTCGCCTTAAAAGTTGACCCTACCAAGAACAAGAGCAGGACTGACTTTGTGAAGGATAGAAGGAAGATCAAAAGGGAGTATGATGAGTTCAAGGTAAGGATTAACGGGCTTCCTGACTCTATTAGGAGAAGATCTGATGCCTTCCATGCCAGGGAGGAAATGAAAATGTTAAAGCACATGAGGGAGACCGGTGCTGACCCTTTGGAGCAAGTCAAGGTCCCAAAGGCCACGTGGATGGCTGATGGCACACATTGGCCGGGTACTTGGTCCGTCCCTTCAAGTGACCATGCGAAGGGTGACCATTCAGGAATTCTACAG GTGATGCTCAAGCCTCCTAGCCCTGATCCACTAATGGGAGGGGCAGATGACAAGCTCTTAGATTTCACAGATGTTGATATACGACTCCCAATGTTTGTGTACATGTCAAGAGAGAAGCGGCCAGGCTATGATCACAACAAGAAAGCCGGTGCCATGAATGCCTTGGTACGAACTTCAGCCATCTTGTCCAATGGGCCATTCATCCTCAACCTCGACTGTGACCACTACATCTACAACTGCAAGGCCATCCGAGAAGGAATGTGCTTCATGATGGACCGAGGAGGAGAAGGTGTCTGCTACATTCAGTTCCCTCAGAGATTTGAAGGCATTGATCCCTCGGATCGTTATGCCAACCATAACACTGTGTTTTTCGATAGCAATATGCGTGCTCTTGATGGTCTTCAAGGTCCAATGTACGTGGGAACTGGGACAATGTTTAGGCGGTTTGCCCTTTATGGTTTTGACCCTCCAAATCCTGACAAGGTCGCAGCACAGAAGGCGGCAACAGCAGCTACTGGTGACTCAGAGACACAAAAAGAGCCCTTGACGGCACCTCCTGCACAGACCACACAGCCCTTGACAGCTAGTGAACTCGACCCTGATCTTGATACCAATCTGCTGCCTAAGCGTTTTGGAAATTCTACCATGTTAGCTGAATCCATACCTGTTGCTGAGTATCAAGGACGCCCCCTAGCTGATCATCCTGCAGTCAAATTCGGACGCCCTCCTGGTATTCTTAGGGTACCTCGTGATCCACTTGATGCTACAACTGTTGCTGAAGCTGTCTCCGCCATTTCTTGCTG GTACGAGGACAAGACTGAATGGGGAGACCGAGTGGGTTGGATTTATGGATCAGTCACAGAAGATGTCGTGACAGGCTACCGTATGCACAACCGTGGATGGCATTCAGTTTATTGCATCACCAAGCGTGATGCATTCCGGGGTTCAGCTCCGATTAATCTTACTGATCGACTCCACCAAGTGCTTAGGTGGGCAACTGGCTCTGTCGAAATTTTCTTCTCCAGAAACAATGCCATAATTGGTTCCATGAAACTGAAATTACTGCAGCGTCTTGCTTACATTAACGTTGGCGTCTACCCTTtcacctctctctttctcattttGTACTGCTTCCTCCCTGCACTCTCACTCTACTCTGGGCAGTTTATCGTGGCTAATGTCAATGTCACCTTCTTAGCCTTTTTGCTAACCATTACATTATGCCTGATAGGGCTGGCCCTGCTAGAGGTGAAGTGGTCTGGCATAGGATTGGAAGAGTGGTGGAGGAATGAACAGTTCTGGCTCATTTCCGGAACCAGCGCTCACCTTGCTGCTGTGGTGCAAGGGATTCTCAAAGTTATTGCAGGAATTGAAATCTCTTTCAcactcacttctaagtctgcaGGAGATGAGAATGATGATGTCTTTGCAGAATTGCACCTTGTTAAGTGGACTTGGTTGATGATTCCCCCAATTGTTATCGCACTCGTCAACATAATTGCCATTTGCATTGCAGTTTCAAGAGAGCTTTATGCTACAAATGCTCAGTGGGCTAAGCTTGTTGGTGGAACTTTCTTCAGTTTCTGGGTGTTGGCTCATTTGTATCCTTTTGCAAAGGGTTTGATGGGAAGGAGAGGAAAGACGCCTACAATTGTGTTTGTTTGGGCAGGTCTCATTGCAATTACGCTATCCTTGCTCTGGGCTGCCGTTGCGCCACCACCAGGAGGCGGACAAGCGGCTGGACAATTCCAATTCCCGTAG